A window of Rhizoctonia solani chromosome 5, complete sequence genomic DNA:
TCCCCTGAGCTCGTCGGAGAAGGAAGTTATCTCAATTATCAAGATGCAGAGAGCCAGAAAGGTGGCTCGTCTCGTCGCTTTGGGTCGCACTTCCCTCGCCTGGTCGAGATCAAACACCAATATGATCCGGAGAACCTGTTTGGAAAATGGTTTGCTTTGCCCACTAAGGCTTGATACGGAATAGGGATCAAATCAATAGTGCAGTGGGGGCTACAACCGCATGTACAGTTGAAGTTTAATTTCACAACTCCAATAGTTGCACTAGTACACAGACCGCACCCAGTTTCAATAAGTAAAGGACATGAATGGCGCTTGTTCTTAACCAATGGTTTACTAAGAACGGCACGGTATGTGTGCGGATACGGCCTAGAGCAGGACAAGGAATTTATTCAGAAGCGGTCCTTGGGTGAACACCTTCGTTTAAAGGGGATCAAGCGCCGGTATTACACCCGTTTTATCTTCTGTGACTGGTTTGTTGCATACTTAACCTATGCCTTGATCGCTATCATATATGCTGTGCGAGTTCTGGACGCGGTACAAGTGAGTTCGTGGCCGCCCGCGGGCTTTGGCCGGGCCACCCAAGGCCGCGACCGTCCGGACCGAAGGCTTGTAGTGGTGGAGAACCGCACGGTCTGGATATGATATGAATGGATATATAGTAAGATGAATAATAAAATAAATACATATAAAAAGTTCAATATGAAATGGAGTTTTAGGGATGGATGGTAGGTCCTGCAAACACGAGGACAGGCTGAATCCTCGCGCTCAATGCGCCATTCCGAGGCTGTAGTATGGGATGGTGTCTGAAAGATTCACGTGACCGTTACCTCTGCTCTCGGGTCAAGTACTATCACTAGTCAGCTGATTACGGACTTTTGGTATACCCACAATTAATCAGTAACAAGTGATCCACGCATGTAGAAACTTTGTAGATACATTTTCAGCCCTTCCTCGATTGTATAGTATTTATGTCTTATTTTTAACTATCCATGATAACCAGCCACAGCCTTGCCGATGGCTGTTGCCCAAATTAAGTTGATTACCGACCCTGAGATCAGCTTTCTCATCATTAGTCACAAAGCACAGCCACAGACCTCCAAATCTAGTTCGCTGCTCGGTCTCATGGGTACATTCCGCTTGCAAGCTATTCTGAACGCTGTGGTACATTATTGGGCTCCATAAGCCTCGCTATTCAAGTTTCATGGACCTGGACCGTCAAAGTGCGTGTTTCTAAAAGTAGAATGATGGTTAGAGTGTTATTTTTAAGTCCAAAGTCCTGCAGCTGTGGTGATAAACCGCGCCGCCCAGTTTCGGAATCCCTCACAGCAATCTCCGCCCGTTTGGCGCCAGTGTACAGGCTCTCAAACCGTCGATCTTGTGCTAGTGCCGGGTTCGAAACTAAGTGAGCATCGATCCGTTCAACGAGCTCTTGAtttatcccttccaacaaCAACCGCAGTACATACGCCAAATCCTGGAGCGTTGCTTTTGGCTTTTGCATGCTGTTCACGTTGAGCTCTTTCCTTGGCTGTTCGGGCAGGGGGGACCATGGTTGTAGCGATGACGTTGATAAAATGCACAATAAATGAAAAACAATTGGTTGCCTTTTGGAGCCTGAAAATGTCCCAATTAGAAAGTATATGCACATTTTCCGTGAGACCCTGAGGTTGTTTGGCTCCTCAAACGTTTGTCGTGCATTCAACCAACATTTCGGAAGAACCAGTCAGTgttcccaaaaccggagcactccagagcgctcccgggTTTTGGGCCCCGTAGAGGTTAGGTTGGGCTCCACATTTTTGCTATCGAACCCTTGATATCTGTTGAATTGGGTGTGGCTGTATGCACACAGCGTGCTGATAACATAAAATTATGATGTGATCCAAAATTGGAGCCTCAACCAACAAGGTTTTCTCGGTCATGTACGAACTTGGACACGGCCCATCGTATCTGATGCTGCTGGGTGAGGCCATATTGTATATAAGAGGCCTGAAATCTCGAAAACAATAAGCCCCAGCGCTCCTATCATCGCACACAACTTGGCCCACATGTCTATTATTGATTTTTCTGCTCTCTCCCTCCTGCGACAGACACTCTCTCCAGGAGTCATTCACCTGCCGGACGACCCAAAATACTCTACCAAACGTTGGGCGCTAAATGCAGAACGACAAGCTGCGGTGGTGGCATGCCCGGCCACCCCCGAAGACGTTGTTCAAATACTTTTATTTGCTCAAGGTAAAGAGCCATACGCTGCTCAAAAACGACTGCATGTCGCGGTCAAGGTAATAAGCCCACGAGCCATCCTCAGTTGTGCCTACTGAATACCTGCCTCAAGGGCGGAGGTCATACACCATCTGGCGCGTCAAGCTCAGATGGGGGCCTCGTAATCGACCTTCAGCCCAACATGAGTGCTGTGCGAGTGGAACCTACTGAGAAACTCGCATATGTGGGCGGAGGAGCACTATGGCGAGACGTGGACGCTGCAACGGCTCCCCACGGCAAGTGTATTCACATCTATTTTGTTCAGCCCTGATCAATAATAATCTTTCAAGGACTGGCGTCTGTTGCGGGAACTGTCAGTCATACTGGAGTTGGTGCGTTGTAGATTCTAACGGGTGATTACACGTGACTAATACCTGTGGTGTGTAGGTGGGTGAGATATATAATTAACCGATTCAATAGATAGCCCCGTTTCTCATTGATTTTGTCCCTTTAGACTGACTCTTGGAGGAGGATTGGCTGGCTAGCCGGGCGTCACGGCCTTGTCATTGACAATCTAGTCCAGGCAACAGTCGTAACGTCATCGGGAAGTATCCTCACCGCATCCGAGTCGGAAAACTCGGACCTGTTCTGGGCAATACGTGGCGGAGGAGGAATTTTGGCGTAGTCACTGAGTTCGTCCTAAGACTGCATCCTCAACACCCGAGGTTTTACCAGCAGTGAGTACCTAGGACCCGAACCATAGCCTCTGGCTCTGACATGTAACATGTTTTGAAGTGCTTACATTTCTTCCAACATCCCTCGATAAAGTAATTTCTGAAATCAATGCTTGGTTCTCAGACCGCACCCCATCCGAAGTTATTTATATAGTATTCGCCAGCCCACCTGATTCACAGGTGAGTGTTTCCAGATGAAGTGCTAAATATTTAACTAATAGTAACGAAACACATTTATTACAGCCTGTAGTCATGCTCCAGCTCGTATATACGGAGATCCAGAAATAGGCCGGCAAAAATTTGAGCGGTTCAAGAAACTGGGCCCAGTAATGGATCAAACGACAGTCATTCGTAAGCTGATCTTTGGCTACCCTCATTCTTTAAGGGGCTAACATGACACCAAATCTATTATCATAGCATATATCCAGCTTAATCACCTCAATGTATGTTGCGTCTCGTTTAGTAAGACACAAACTGATTTTTCGATCTAGGACCGCTTCTCTAGCCATGGAATGTATCGAATGCTTCATGGAAGCTTTGTTCCCGAGGTTCCTGAAGGGCTGCCCATTACTCTTGTCAATAATTTATTTAACTCTTGGGCCAAGTTTATTAAGGACAACCCTGCGGCTTCGTTCTCCGTCGTTGCCCTCGAGCTTCATCATCACGGGAAAATTAGCTCGGTTCCGGCTGACGCAACAGCATATATTCATCGCCACCCAGTAAGTTCATCATTATCCTAGTGCCCAACCGTTCTAACCATGAGTACCAGTCTCACGCTATCATGTCCCTTATAACATGGATGGACCCAAGTTTAATGAGCATGCAACCCAAGCCACGCTCGAACTTAACCAGGCTATTAACAAGTCCCGTGAAGAACACTTTCCCTCTGAATCACTTATTCGGGGAGGTTACATTAACTATATGGATGAAGATTGTCGCACCTATAATAAAGAATTCACGCATGGTCGATTTGGGGCAAACTATCCTCGCTTAATGGAGCTaaagagcaagtatgatccTGCGCGTGTTTTCGGCAGGTGGTTGATTGCACCACAAGTCACATCAGGGGAGAATAACTGGTGAACTGCTGGTGGAATGAGTAAGCCATTTGAAATAATGGCTGCCCAGATGTCAATATGGTTGTGTTGAAATAAATATACACCCGAGTGGCGTTGTTGCTTGTTTGGAAAGTCCTCACATGATGAATTTCGATTATGCTCGGCAATTAACCAGATTCCAAGTTCAAACTCTGTCTTGCCAATTTGAATCACTGTTCTAAATTTGTGCTCCATGTCCAAGCGAGACCTTCGACTGCGACTATCTCTCGGCCACTTGATCCAAGGAGCCTGTCTCGCTTAGCCTAAGTATATATAAGACCCTCGTTTGTGCAAG
This region includes:
- a CDS encoding FAD-binding domain protein, coding for MSIIDFSALSLLRQTLSPGVIHLPDDPKYSTKRWALNAERQAAVVACPATPEDVVQILLFAQGKEPYAAQKRLHVAVKGGGHTPSGASSSDGGLVIDLQPNMSAVRVEPTEKLAYVGGGALWRDDWRLLRELSVILELTDSWRRIGWLAGRHGLVIDNLVQATVVTSSGSILTASESENSDLFWAIRGGGGILA
- a CDS encoding FAD-binding domain protein; translated protein: MDQTTVIPYIQLNHLNDRFSSHGMYRMLHGSFVPEVPEGLPITLVNNLFNSWAKFIKDNPAASFSVVALELHHHGKISSVPADATAYIHRHPFNEHATQATLELNQAINKSREEHFPSESLIRGGYINYMDEDCRTYNKEFTHGRFGANYPRLMELKSKYDPARVFGRWLIAPQVTSGENNW